The sequence ATAGCATAGAAACATCTCTCTAAAACCCATTAAAACCTATATAAACATCTTTTTCAACGCACATAGAAACAAAAGATGTTTATATAGCATAGAATCATCTCTAGTTGTTGATATATAATTACCTAAAGGTAATACAGTCTTACTTCGCTACGCTTACGCTTCGCTCGTAAGACTTAGAAAAATACCTAACTCTTCTTCTTCATCTGCTTACGAGAAAGACTCCATTCAGGATGAGGAACCTTCAGGCGATCCAGATGATCAATACACTCACTTAAAGTCATCTCCCCAAAGTTAGGAATCTTCATCAACTCCTCCTGAGTCATCTGAGCCAACTCCCCGATCGTGGCGACCTTGTTTGTCTCAAGACAGTTAACAGTGCGCACACTCATTCCCGAATCTCCAAGGGCCGATCCGAGCA comes from Gimesia sp. and encodes:
- a CDS encoding DNA-directed RNA polymerase subunit alpha C-terminal domain-containing protein; amino-acid sequence: MSVRTVNCLETNKVATIGELAQMTQEELMKIPNFGEMTLSECIDHLDRLKVPHPEWSLSRKQMKKKS